In a genomic window of Panthera tigris isolate Pti1 chromosome D4, P.tigris_Pti1_mat1.1, whole genome shotgun sequence:
- the LOC102957379 gene encoding 60S ribosomal protein L28-like gives MSAHLQWVLVGNGSSFLIKWNEQIHNTEPTNLKAHSSFCYNGLIHCKTVGVGLGAEGKGIVVVTKHRTLQQKPATSNVLTTISKNAWAALSSIWPMIHKNSYGPDLCMPAIHRASAILCSQKPVTVKRKEGLPTKSS, from the coding sequence ATGTCTGCACACCTGCAATGGGTGCTTGTGGGGAACGGCTCCAGCTTTCTGATCAAGTGGAACGAACAGATACACAACACTGAGCCCACTAACCTTAAAGCTCACAGCTCCTTCTGCTACAATGGGCTGATTCACTGCAAGACTgtgggtgtggggctgggggcagagggcaaaGGTATAGTGGTGGTCACAAAGCACAGAACCCTCCAGCAAAAGCCTGCCACCTCCAATGTGCTGACCACCATTAGCAAGAATGCCTGGGCCGCCCTCAGCAGCATCTGGCCCATGATCCACAAGAACAGTTATGGCCCAGATCTGTGCATGCCTGCCATTCACAGAGCCAGTGCCATCCTGTGCAGCCAGAAGCCTGTGACGGTGAAGAGGAAGGAGGGCCTTCCCACCAAGAGCTCCTGA